The genomic segment ATACGGATATTCTTTTCATTGTATTCTCTATTAAAAGTTTCAAAAAGCGAAATATTGTCAAAGGAAATGCGGATTTTAAATCCCCAAACGATAGTGATCGGGAGAATCAGACGCGCAAGGAACCTCGAAAACCTCTAACGGCGTAGTAAGATTGCGCACCGTTATGGTAAACGAAGACGGTTCCGTAACGATAATCGGCAAAAAGGGCTCCGCCAAGCTTTCGAATCGAAGCGGGCGTCTCGATCCAACTCGAGGTTTTTGCGTCGAAATTTCCGAGGGACTGCAGTTCCCGATATTCCTCTTCCGTTAAAAGTTTGATCCCCATGGCCGAAGCCATATCGATCGCATTATCCTGAGGTTTATGCTCCTTTCTAGAGTCCAGAGCATCGCGATCGTAGCAGACGCTCCTTCTTCCTTTCGGAGTTTCTTCGGAACAATCGTAAAAAATGAATTCATTCGCCTTCTTATCGTAAGCGACTACATCCGGCTCACCGCCTGTCCTTTCCATTTCATTCAAGGACCATAGCTTTTTCGAGTTGTCTTCCAACTTCGCTTGTACGTCCGCCCAATGAATATCTTTGTGGCGGTCTTTATTTTTCTCGAAACGGACTTTCAAAACTTGGAGTAAATCTTCCTTCTCTTGCTTGGATAAGTCTTTCTTATTATTACCGGTTTTCTTCATTGGTCCTTTCCGATACGTTATACAATCCCGATTCGAAGTTGCGATCCGTTCACTTTAAAAAGAACGTATCAATCGTCCAATCCTTTACCATTAAGAATTTTACGTATGCATTTCTCGATCCGAGATTCTCGCGTCTTAGATTGCTTAGCGGAGGAGAAATGGAGAAGATACCCTCGCTGTCGTCCGGGAGTCAATGCGTCGAAAGCCGTTTTTAATCCCGGGACTTCATCCAGTTTGCTTAAGAATTCCTCCGGCACGGCGAATTCCGAACTCTTTTTGAAATTCACTTTCAAGCCGGACTCCTCCACCTTGATCGCTTCGGAAATATAAGTCTTTAAGACGGTTTTTAATTTAGTTATTTCCCGAACATCGGTGAATCGAATTTGGCGGGCAGATTGTACATTCTCGGTTTGTCTAATTAGAATCCCTTTAGGGTCTTTTAACAAAGCGCCCTTAAAAAATAGAAGCGCGCAATATTCTTTGAATCCGTGCATTAAGACTATATTATTCTTTCCGAGAGTGTAGCACGGCACCCCCCATTTCAATTCTTCGGTCAACTTGCATTCCAGAAGGATTCCCCTCAACTTCTCGAATTCTTTCCGCCAACTTTCGGCCTTTATTAAAAATACGTCTACCTTGGGATTTTTGTTAGTCTTTGCCATAAGTATCTTACTTCGTTTTAATCGCTACGCTCTGAAGTCGCCTGATACAATCTAATGAACGGACCCGCGCAATATTTTATCCATGGCTTTGCCTTTCGCTAACTCGTCGATTAATTTATCCAAATATCGGATTTTGCGCATAAGCTCGTCTTCAATTTCCTCTACACGATATCCGCAGATAACACCTCGGATCAGCGAAACGTTATCATTAATATGCGGGGCCTGTTCGAAAAATTCTTCGAAATTAACTTCTTTCTTAAGTTGTTTTTGAAATCCCTTCGCATCGTATCCCGTGAGCCAAAAGATGATTTTATCGACTTCCGCTTTGGTTCGCCCTTTCCTTTCGGCTTTTTGAACATACATGGGATAAACACTTGCAAAGGATGTCGTAAATATCCTATGTTTTTCCATTCGATTTCCATCCTTATCCCCGCCGGCCTGACTTAAGCTAAAACATGCGGCAACGCTTATGTGTATTCGCGGAACTTCTCTGAATGAGGGCTCAAAAAGTCCGTATATCCGCAAAAAACCCCACTTTTCAGCCGTTTGCAACCAAAAAAGCCCCGATTCCCATCTCCTCGCGTCATTCAGGAGGATATATAATTATGAAGTCAGTGCAATTTTATATTTGCTATTAATTTGTTGTTAATAAAAATAGGAACTGAATCCAATTATAGGAACGATTCGAAGATGGGGCTGCGGGAACAAAAGAAAGCAAAAACTAGAAAACTCATTTCGGATATCGCTCGCGATCTTTTTATAGAAAAGGGATTTGAAACCGTTACAGTCGCCGAAATAGCTGAAAAAGCCGAGGTAGCGGTTACCACACTTTTCAATTATTTTCCTACGAAAGAGTCGCTCATTTTCGATCTTGAGGACGAGATCGACAACGACATCTTGGAAGCGATTCGGGAGCGAAAGAAGGACCAATCCATTTTGGATGCCCTTCATCAATACTTTCTAGCGAGTAAGCTATTCAATCCACCTAGTAAAAAGACATTCTCGGGGTTCGGAAAACTCATCAGAACTTCGCCCGAATTGAGTTCTTACTTACGCGGATTATGGGGACGATATGAGAATACTCTGGCCAAGGAAATTCAGAACGATTCCGGCGCAAATAAGATGGAAGCGGAATGTGTGTCAAAGCTGATTCTCGAAGGCGTAAGTTTTGCGTGCAACTCGCATTCTCCCAAGGATACCTTGAATCTAACGTTTAGAATCTTAAAGAATGGGTGGAATAAGTGAAACAAGACTTGTCGATCCATGATGTAATCATTTCCGGGGCGGGTCCGGTAGGACTTTTTCTCGCGTGTGAATTGGCCTTAGCCAAATGTTCGGTATTGATATTGGAAAAGGCGGAAAATTCTCATTCCCCGTTGAAACGGATGCCTTTCGGGATACGCGGACTTTCCGCACCTACGATCGAAGCGCTTTACCGCCGAGGATTATTAAACGAACTCGAAATATACAAACGCCTAAAAAATCCCCACTCAACGGCCGTGCAACACGGTCCTCGTCGTCAGGTAGGACACTTCGCCGGCATTCCATTTCATGAAGGCGATATAGACAATTCTCAGTGGAAACATCGTCTGCCAAGTTCGACAGATACGAATCTGATATCCGAAATGGAAGAGATGGAAACGATACTATTACGACGCGCGGAATCCTTGGGAGTCGAAATCATGCGGGGACTTGCAGTGACTTCCTTCCATCAAACCGAGGACGAGGTGACGGTTCGATCGGGTGAGAAATCTTTTAAGAGCCGATGGCTTGTGGGTTGTGATGGAGGTCGCAGCGTTGTGCGTAAGGTGGGAGGTTTTGAATTTGCCGGTACGGAGCCGGAATTTACGGGCTATTCTGCCAAGGTAGATATTACCGACCCGGAGAAGCTAAGTCCGGGCCGAAATCCTACGCCGACAGGCATGTATTTGCAATCGCAGCCGGGTTTCTTAATAATGCAGGATTTCGACGGAGGGGAATTTCACAATTCGGAAAAACCGATCACGTTGGAACATGTGCAGAAAGTTTTGCGCTATATCTCGGGCACCGACGTTACCATCAACGCCTTACATTTTGCTAGTACATGGACAGATCGAGCCAGGCAAGCCACGAACTACCGCAATGGACGAATTCTTTTAGCCGGAGACGCCGCACATATTCATTCTCCTTTGGGAGGCCAAGGGCTAAACTTAGGATTGGGAGATGCAATGAATCTAGGCTGGAAGCTTGCCGCAACCGTTCAAAATGGAGCCCCGGAAAGTCTATTAGATAGTTATCATGCTGAACGATATCCGATCGGTGCGCGAGTTCTGGATTGGTCCAGAGCTCAGGTTGCGATCATGAAACCGATACCTCAGGCTCGAGCGCTGAATGCGATTATCCGCGACCTTATGGAAACACGCGACGGTGCCACGTACATGGCAGGAAGAGTATGGGGTATTCACACTCATTATAATCTAGGAGGCACCCACCCTCTATTAGGGCACAGTGTTCCCAACTTTGAGTTCGAAGACGGGACAAGGATCGGTGAGTTCATGCATGATGGCCGGGCGATACTACTTGATTTCGGTATACATACTTCCCTAAAAAATTTAGCGGGTGAATATGGAGATCGAATGAAGTATGTTTCAGGTAGGGCAAAAGAACAATTAGGATTGAGCGCCGCATTGATACGTCCCGACGGGATTATCGCCTGGGTCTGCGACGGAGAAGAACCGGAAGAACAGCAGCTGAAGCAAGCAGCTGCTCAATGGTTTGTGAGATAGCCGAAGGCTCACTGCGAACAGAATGACCATTTCTAAGCGAGACGTTTAAGCTCATAGTGTGGCCGGCTTAAAGCGATTTCAACGGGGCTCCCACAGCTCGATCTTGTTTCCTTCAGCATCCATAATATGGACGAATTTTCCATAATCGTAACTCGCAATATCATCGAGTACGGTTACGCCATTTTCTTTCAATTTGGTTATGAGCGCCTCGATATTCTGGACTCGATAATTGATCATAAAATCCTTTTTGGATGGAGAAAAATATTCATCCCCCTTTTTGAAGGGAGTCCATTGGAGAGAATTTATCTCGTCAGGCCTATCGAGATTCCTGAATTCGAAGCTTGAACCCCACGAATTGATTTCCAATCCTAGATTTTTGGCGTACCATTCTCTCGTTTCCTGGGGATTATCGGAAAAAAAGAAAATACCGCCTATGCCGGTCACCTTAGGCGTTGAGTCAGCCGATGAAGTCGATTTCTCAGCTTGTTCGTTCGGATCTTTCATATTACTAATCGTTTTCGCAGAAGAATAGCAGATCGAAAGACACGATACAAGCTAAATTATCTTGATCATAATGAATTCGTATAGAATCTCGCGACAGTATTATCCCGGGTCCGGCGACCCGAATGAGGATAAAAGGGATTTCGACATGTAAAATACCTGCTGCCGTTCTTACACATTTAAATTTATAATAATGATATACAAAACTCGTTAAACTTCTCCGACTCCTCGAAATTCGGAAGATGACCGGAATTTTCAAACCAAACGATCTTTTTCTGAGGCGCCTCTAATATCTCTAGATATTCTTCCACAAGCTCGAAGGGAACCGTATAATCATATTTTCCCTCGCAAAAATATATCGGTATATCCAGCTTCCGGATCTTCCGCATTATATTAACCCCCATTTGTTCATTCTCCAAACTTTGCAACGAGAACACGATCCCCTTTACGAATTTGATAATGTACGAAATACTAATATCGGACAAGGCAATATTCACGAAGATGGTTTTGTAAATATTCCCTTTCTTCATTATCCCATTGAATCTCGATAACCATTTTCTTTGGATTCCGGCAGAATCCAAATCCGAATATGGCGGAGGGCCTATTTTCCTCAATTCTCGGATCGCTTTATCGTTACCGGATTCGGTCGCTTTTCGAAGAGTATAGTTGTATGATATCGTTTCGCCCCTTATCATATCCACCACTTGACCGATTCCAATATAAGCGAATAGTAAATCGGGTCTTGCCGAGGCCAGTTTTATTCCGAGAATACTCCCCCAAGAATGCCCGACTAAGAAAATCTTTCGCCTATTGAATCTTTTGATTAGATATTCGATTAACTCTTCCGTATCATGCAGAAAAGCACTAATAGTCATATCCGATCTTTGTAGACTTTTACTATACGATTTGCCTGAACCTCTTTGGTCCCAGTTGACTACTATGAAACGTTCTTCTAATTTTTGTTGAGGTTTTCGAGAAAAGAAGATTTGAGCAGTTCCAGGACCACCGTGTAAAAACAATAAAATCGGACCTTCTAAGCTCTTTGAACGAATAGAAATCCATTGCTCAAGACCTCCAATTTTGATTTTCTCAAGAAAGTCGATGGGCGAAGTGAGCAAGTTCATAAATTAGAATAATATGAGGTTCGATAAATTAAGGATCAACCCCTAAAAGTTGAAAAGTAATCGGATTCACTTTCACTAAACGAGCGGTAATCAGTTTAGCCTTTTCCTTATTTAGTGAAGAAAACGAAGGTTTATACCTTGTAACTATCAAATTGATATTTAGATCATCATCTGTCTTTACTAGCAAAAATTCCTCCCCTTGGTTTTCGAATTGGCGCACGCCCACTTTTTCCGTTGAAATAAGAGCGCCGTTAAATTGAAAAATTTGATTCAGGTCATTCTTCGCTAACGACCGTAGCGATTTAGAGTCGATTTTCCATGAAACACCGGTGGCTAAAGGAATAATGGATTTGAGCGAATTATCTAGCGCCGTTTCAAAATCCCCTTCTCTCAAATACGGCACCATATCGTCAGCAATCCGCGAAGTTAATTTATCGCTAATAACCCATTCCATGCCTGACCCGATCGAAATTCTAATCATCTGATCATTTTTCGACATAAATAGCAAGATCCCATTATTAACATATCTCGCACCCACACCGTTCTGGTTGGCGATTTCCATAACAAAGGATTCTATATTCTTATCTCCAATGGAATCCACGATCAATATGGCGATTTTCACCGAAGAGCTGCTTTCCACTTCTGATAATCTGGAATTAGTCCGTTTAATATACGGATCGCTTAAGGTATGAGTCCTATCATCAACGTAACCGTTTATTTTGAATGTTTGCCTTTCCTTTCCCGAGCAGAAGAGATTGATGATCACAAAAGAAAAAAGTAAAAATCTCATAAATATCCTTACACTTTTATTGAATATGTTCTAACGAGCAAGGCTCGAATAAATCCTAGACAATAGTCGCGAAATGAGTTCGTAATGCAGTAATAATTTACAGTATTAGAGATCTCATCGATTTAAAAACTCATACTTAAATGCTATTGACGTTTCGGAATTTTTGTTTAAAAATTGAGCCGGAACATTCTTTAGAAGGTACTGAGCCATGAGAAGAATTATTGTACTCGAATTCCTCACTCTTGACGGAGTCATACAAGGACCGGGTGGTCAAAAAGAAGACACCGACAATGGCTTTGCTTATTGCGGTTGGCAAGTCCCCTATACCGACGAAGTTGTCGGAACAGTCATGAATCAGCAGATGAACGTTCCATTCGATCTACTGTTAGGACGTAAAACCTTCGATATATGGGCACCGTACTGGCCGAAGCATGCGGACTTTTGGCCTTCCGCTATGAAAGCGACCAAGTACGTCGCTTCGAATACCTTAGCCTCTAGCGAATGGCAGCCCTCCGTATTTTTGAATGGAGATATCGTGGAGAAAATCACCAAACTTAAACAAGAAAAAGGACCGGATCTACACGTTTATGGAAGCGCAAATCTAGTTCAGACTCTCATGAAGCATAATTTGGTCGATGAGTTTTGGCTAAAGATATATCCGGTGACGTTAGGAAGTGGAAAACGTCTGTTTGTCGAAGGCACAATCCCCGCGGCATTCAAAGTAACGGAAAGCCAAGTCTCTCCGAATGGAATCATTATTGTAAATTACAAACGTGCAGGCTCGGTTGAAACCGGAAATTTCTGAATGCCCCTATCCGCTAAATAGTTTAAGAAATTTTTATCATTCAATACGTCGAACTCTGCTTAGTAATGTTCGATGGAAAAGCTAAACGAAAGGGGTCAGATTTATTAAAATTAGAGATTCATTAATTCTTTGAGGCGCAAACGATCATCTTTATCCGCTTTTTTATGTTCAAAGAAATAGCGTGATTGCCAAATTTGGGATGTAACCGCCTGATCATTAGAAGGCGATTCCCAAGGAGGATAAATTCTGAATCCCCTTTTTCCTTCTTTACTTGAAGAAATAATTCCTTTTTCAATCAGAATTTCCTTATTAAAAACGAAGTGCCCAATCCGGCTGGATTTTCTAACCTCGACTACGACTATATCAATATTATCCTTTTTATGAAAAGGGATCGCAGTCCCGTTTTTACCTCTTTTCCAAAGAGTAACAAACATACCCGTTTTCTTAGGGGTAATTTTTGCCAACCTAAATATGACCTGCTTCTTTTCCAAATGAAAGACGGCTGCATTATAATCGGAACTTTCTTTTTCTATTCTATAGCCTTGGATTTCTATGTCACAGTTTTGTGAGAATAACATATTAACTTCAATTAAACTCGACGCAAGTGTATTCGATATCGAATTTTTTTTCTGCATCCAGTGTCACAATAATAAGTAGCGGTGAAATTTTCCGTTCATATCTCGTCACGGAGCCGCTCATATCGCTCCCTACGTCGTATGTAAACTTTTTCTCGCCGATTACACCCTCTTGTAGTGAAGAACAATAGCGCCGGATTGTAAAGTTTCCGAACCAAGAAAGTCAAGCAAAAGCCTTTCTTGTAATTTCTGGCTATCGAATAACTTAGGACCTTTTCCGACAATCACTGGATGGATTACGAAACGATACTCATCAATCAAACGGAGTTCCGAGAGTTGAGAAGCGAGACTCAAGCTACCCACGAAAATATCTTTTCCAGGTTGTTGCTTCAATGCGATTACTTCGTCCGCAATGCTCTCGCGGGCCAGTCTGGCATTTGTTCCCTCTAATCGTTTCAATGTGGTGGAGAATACGACCTTCTCAAGTGAGTCGAAGACCCGAGCGAACTCATTCGTTACTTCCGACATTGATTGGTTTCTCGCTACTTCAGGCCAAAATGGTGCCATCAGTTCATATGTGATCCGGCCATAGAGAATATGACCTGCAGTACGCAGGAGATCGGTGAAGTATTTATGCAGCCCATCATCAGGGATCATGTCCATATGACCGAAGTATCCATCGGCAGTAATATTGATCGCAAAAATAACTTTTCTCATAGACCAATTTATACAGAGTTAGTTAAAAAATTCAAGTACTGATCGATCGAACCGTATATTAGTATTGAGCACGATACTTAATTATGCATTGCGTTTTCGAAGAATGATTTTCTTACCTTTCATTGTTTTACTCTCCCTTTGGAGCATACCGAAGAACGACGCCGTTAGTAGATAATGGACGAGTTTCAAGTAGCTTGAGTTTCTCATGAGGAATTCCTTGGTTAAACAAAAGTCTACCGTTCCCTAAGAAAACCGGGGCAATACATAGGCGAAACTCGTCAAATAACCCTGCTTTCATTAAAGATTCGGAAAGGATACCACTACCGAATACAAACATGTCTCCATTTCCCTGCGATTTCAGTTTAGGAATTTCAGCTACGGCATCTTTTACAACGATCGTATT from the Leptospira wolffii serovar Khorat str. Khorat-H2 genome contains:
- a CDS encoding TetR/AcrR family transcriptional regulator; translation: MGLREQKKAKTRKLISDIARDLFIEKGFETVTVAEIAEKAEVAVTTLFNYFPTKESLIFDLEDEIDNDILEAIRERKKDQSILDALHQYFLASKLFNPPSKKTFSGFGKLIRTSPELSSYLRGLWGRYENTLAKEIQNDSGANKMEAECVSKLILEGVSFACNSHSPKDTLNLTFRILKNGWNK
- a CDS encoding alpha/beta fold hydrolase, whose protein sequence is MFLHGGPGTAQIFFSRKPQQKLEERFIVVNWDQRGSGKSYSKSLQRSDMTISAFLHDTEELIEYLIKRFNRRKIFLVGHSWGSILGIKLASARPDLLFAYIGIGQVVDMIRGETISYNYTLRKATESGNDKAIRELRKIGPPPYSDLDSAGIQRKWLSRFNGIMKKGNIYKTIFVNIALSDISISYIIKFVKGIVFSLQSLENEQMGVNIMRKIRKLDIPIYFCEGKYDYTVPFELVEEYLEILEAPQKKIVWFENSGHLPNFEESEKFNEFCISLL
- a CDS encoding DUF4256 domain-containing protein, with the protein product MKKTGNNKKDLSKQEKEDLLQVLKVRFEKNKDRHKDIHWADVQAKLEDNSKKLWSLNEMERTGGEPDVVAYDKKANEFIFYDCSEETPKGRRSVCYDRDALDSRKEHKPQDNAIDMASAMGIKLLTEEEYRELQSLGNFDAKTSSWIETPASIRKLGGALFADYRYGTVFVYHNGAQSYYAVRGFRGSLRV
- a CDS encoding dihydrofolate reductase family protein — encoded protein: MRRIIVLEFLTLDGVIQGPGGQKEDTDNGFAYCGWQVPYTDEVVGTVMNQQMNVPFDLLLGRKTFDIWAPYWPKHADFWPSAMKATKYVASNTLASSEWQPSVFLNGDIVEKITKLKQEKGPDLHVYGSANLVQTLMKHNLVDEFWLKIYPVTLGSGKRLFVEGTIPAAFKVTESQVSPNGIIIVNYKRAGSVETGNF
- a CDS encoding DUF2200 domain-containing protein, with translation MEKHRIFTTSFASVYPMYVQKAERKGRTKAEVDKIIFWLTGYDAKGFQKQLKKEVNFEEFFEQAPHINDNVSLIRGVICGYRVEEIEDELMRKIRYLDKLIDELAKGKAMDKILRGSVH
- a CDS encoding dihydrofolate reductase family protein, whose amino-acid sequence is MRKVIFAINITADGYFGHMDMIPDDGLHKYFTDLLRTAGHILYGRITYELMAPFWPEVARNQSMSEVTNEFARVFDSLEKVVFSTTLKRLEGTNARLARESIADEVIALKQQPGKDIFVGSLSLASQLSELRLIDEYRFVIHPVIVGKGPKLFDSQKLQERLLLDFLGSETLQSGAIVLHYKRV
- a CDS encoding FAD-dependent monooxygenase encodes the protein MKQDLSIHDVIISGAGPVGLFLACELALAKCSVLILEKAENSHSPLKRMPFGIRGLSAPTIEALYRRGLLNELEIYKRLKNPHSTAVQHGPRRQVGHFAGIPFHEGDIDNSQWKHRLPSSTDTNLISEMEEMETILLRRAESLGVEIMRGLAVTSFHQTEDEVTVRSGEKSFKSRWLVGCDGGRSVVRKVGGFEFAGTEPEFTGYSAKVDITDPEKLSPGRNPTPTGMYLQSQPGFLIMQDFDGGEFHNSEKPITLEHVQKVLRYISGTDVTINALHFASTWTDRARQATNYRNGRILLAGDAAHIHSPLGGQGLNLGLGDAMNLGWKLAATVQNGAPESLLDSYHAERYPIGARVLDWSRAQVAIMKPIPQARALNAIIRDLMETRDGATYMAGRVWGIHTHYNLGGTHPLLGHSVPNFEFEDGTRIGEFMHDGRAILLDFGIHTSLKNLAGEYGDRMKYVSGRAKEQLGLSAALIRPDGIIAWVCDGEEPEEQQLKQAAAQWFVR
- a CDS encoding YdeI/OmpD-associated family protein, giving the protein MAKTNKNPKVDVFLIKAESWRKEFEKLRGILLECKLTEELKWGVPCYTLGKNNIVLMHGFKEYCALLFFKGALLKDPKGILIRQTENVQSARQIRFTDVREITKLKTVLKTYISEAIKVEESGLKVNFKKSSEFAVPEEFLSKLDEVPGLKTAFDALTPGRQRGYLLHFSSAKQSKTRESRIEKCIRKILNGKGLDD
- a CDS encoding TPM domain-containing protein, whose product is MRFLLFSFVIINLFCSGKERQTFKINGYVDDRTHTLSDPYIKRTNSRLSEVESSSSVKIAILIVDSIGDKNIESFVMEIANQNGVGARYVNNGILLFMSKNDQMIRISIGSGMEWVISDKLTSRIADDMVPYLREGDFETALDNSLKSIIPLATGVSWKIDSKSLRSLAKNDLNQIFQFNGALISTEKVGVRQFENQGEEFLLVKTDDDLNINLIVTRYKPSFSSLNKEKAKLITARLVKVNPITFQLLGVDP
- a CDS encoding VOC family protein, whose amino-acid sequence is MKDPNEQAEKSTSSADSTPKVTGIGGIFFFSDNPQETREWYAKNLGLEINSWGSSFEFRNLDRPDEINSLQWTPFKKGDEYFSPSKKDFMINYRVQNIEALITKLKENGVTVLDDIASYDYGKFVHIMDAEGNKIELWEPR
- a CDS encoding MepB family protein; this translates as MLFSQNCDIEIQGYRIEKESSDYNAAVFHLEKKQVIFRLAKITPKKTGMFVTLWKRGKNGTAIPFHKKDNIDIVVVEVRKSSRIGHFVFNKEILIEKGIISSSKEGKRGFRIYPPWESPSNDQAVTSQIWQSRYFFEHKKADKDDRLRLKELMNL